The following are from one region of the Anomaloglossus baeobatrachus isolate aAnoBae1 chromosome 1, aAnoBae1.hap1, whole genome shotgun sequence genome:
- the BSG gene encoding basigin isoform X1 yields the protein MIFCQSSASSRFCTYSIFFWLTFFHSCPTAGFIKSPLSEFRLTGESVALHCEAVGRPMPEIQWWFEADASNESFAQLWDGARENHVQMNATYVFHAASTLNLFNLNLEDSGTYECRASNDPDRNHLTKSPRIKWIRSQANVIVLDHPQIITDTPDALGGELLMCNLTDPNFQISGHQWFKGHKLVHEDKESSPITTYNITKVSVESSGQYTCKFLTVPELSADVNVTVPPHVVAYKKTEHSNEGDTGVMTCKSNSYPLVEHWMWYKTSEDGSVQSIVNGTDERYIIKSTGNKTELRIHQLDIEKDQGEYICNGTNVLGTSGETVTLRVRSRLAALWPFLGIVVEVLILVTIIFIYEKRRKPDEAPEDEDGGSAPLKSNAGANHETVRQRNSS from the exons ATGATATTCTGTCAGTCTTCCGCCTCTTCTAGGTTTTGCACATATAGTATATTCTTTTGGTTAACCTTTTTTCACTCGTGCCCCACAGCTGGGTTCATTAAATCTCCACTCTCAGAGTTCAGACTGACGGGAGAATCAGTGGCGCTCCACTGTGAGGCCGTCGGACGTCCAATGCCAGAGATACAGTGGTGGTTTGAGGCAGACGCTAGCAATGAAAGCTTCGCTCagctgtgggatggagcacgagaaAACCATGTACAGATGAATGCAACCTATGTCTTCCATGCCGCAAGTACACTCAATCTCTTCAACCTCAACCTGGAGGATTCTGGAACCTACGAATGCCGTGCCAGCAATGATCCAGATCGTAACCATTTGACAAAGAGCCCTCGCATCAAGTGGATTCGTTCACAGGCCAATGTTATTGTCTTAGACC ATCCACAGATCATCACAGACACCCCAGATGCACTCGGAGGAGAATTACTAATGTGCAATTTGACAGATCCTAATTTTCAGATTTCTGGGCACCAGTGGTTTAAGGGGCATAAGCTTGTCCATGAAGACAAAGAGAGCTCTCCAATAACAACCTATAA CATTACCAAGGTGAGCGTAGAGAGCTCTGGACAATATACGTGCAAGTTCTTGACTGTTCCTGAGCTTTCTGCGGACGTTAATGTGACAG TTCCACCTCATGTTGTAGCTTATAAGAAAACTGAACACAGCAATGAAGGAGACACAGGAGTTATGACTTGTAAGAGCAACTCGTATCCTCTTGTGGAGCACTGGATGTGGTACAAGACATCTGAAGATGGTAGTGTCCAG TCTATAGTGAATGGGACAGATGAACGCTATATCATAAAGTCCACTGGAAATAAGACTGAGCTTCGCATTCACCAGCTAGACATTGAGAAGGATCAGGGTGAATATATCTGCAATGGAACCAATGTCCTGGGAACCTCAGGAGAGACAGTTACCCTTCGTGTGCGCAGCCGTCTTGCTGCACTCTGGCCTTTCCTTGGTATCGTAGTAGAGGTGCTGATTCTGGTCACCATTATCTTTATCTATGAGAAGAGGAGAAAGCCCGATGAGGCTCCTGAGG atgaaGATGGTGGATCCGCACCTCT GAAAAGCAATGCTGGCGCTAATCATGAGACTGTGAGGCAGAGAAATTCAAGCTGA
- the BSG gene encoding basigin isoform X2 — protein MKGPGLLVTVVLLVLGGREAECSDPQIITDTPDALGGELLMCNLTDPNFQISGHQWFKGHKLVHEDKESSPITTYNITKVSVESSGQYTCKFLTVPELSADVNVTVPPHVVAYKKTEHSNEGDTGVMTCKSNSYPLVEHWMWYKTSEDGSVQSIVNGTDERYIIKSTGNKTELRIHQLDIEKDQGEYICNGTNVLGTSGETVTLRVRSRLAALWPFLGIVVEVLILVTIIFIYEKRRKPDEAPEDEDGGSAPLKSNAGANHETVRQRNSS, from the exons ATCCACAGATCATCACAGACACCCCAGATGCACTCGGAGGAGAATTACTAATGTGCAATTTGACAGATCCTAATTTTCAGATTTCTGGGCACCAGTGGTTTAAGGGGCATAAGCTTGTCCATGAAGACAAAGAGAGCTCTCCAATAACAACCTATAA CATTACCAAGGTGAGCGTAGAGAGCTCTGGACAATATACGTGCAAGTTCTTGACTGTTCCTGAGCTTTCTGCGGACGTTAATGTGACAG TTCCACCTCATGTTGTAGCTTATAAGAAAACTGAACACAGCAATGAAGGAGACACAGGAGTTATGACTTGTAAGAGCAACTCGTATCCTCTTGTGGAGCACTGGATGTGGTACAAGACATCTGAAGATGGTAGTGTCCAG TCTATAGTGAATGGGACAGATGAACGCTATATCATAAAGTCCACTGGAAATAAGACTGAGCTTCGCATTCACCAGCTAGACATTGAGAAGGATCAGGGTGAATATATCTGCAATGGAACCAATGTCCTGGGAACCTCAGGAGAGACAGTTACCCTTCGTGTGCGCAGCCGTCTTGCTGCACTCTGGCCTTTCCTTGGTATCGTAGTAGAGGTGCTGATTCTGGTCACCATTATCTTTATCTATGAGAAGAGGAGAAAGCCCGATGAGGCTCCTGAGG atgaaGATGGTGGATCCGCACCTCT GAAAAGCAATGCTGGCGCTAATCATGAGACTGTGAGGCAGAGAAATTCAAGCTGA